One Trichoplusia ni isolate ovarian cell line Hi5 chromosome 10 unlocalized genomic scaffold, tn1 tig00003971_group9, whole genome shotgun sequence genomic window, TAACTGATCTGCACGGAAATTGACGACATGTATTGTTTGCAATGGCTAATACCCGTGCTTCTAATACCGAAGCCCGTGAACCCGGCTTTAGTGAACACTCATGTTATGTTCATGGTGTTATATTTAATAGGGTTTTTCCTCGAAAGGAAGCCGTGTACCGTA contains:
- the LOC113506340 gene encoding bladder cancer-associated protein, whose amino-acid sequence is MYCLQWLIPVLLIPKPVNPALVNTHVMFMVLYLIGFFLERKPCTVCSVVFLAA